The DNA region AAATTTTATGTCAACTGACTTTTTTCCAAGCCAACGCCATACGACTATTCAGTGGATCACCATTGTACAGAAGAACTCCTATTTCTTGAGCAGTCAGTTGACTCGCGCTTTCTTGATTCTTCGGCCAATATTTGAAACGACCTTGGGACAATCTCTTCTGGCATAGCCAGAACCCTTGCCCGTCATAAACCAAAACTTTAACTGCTGTGGCTCGGCGATTACGGAATAAAAAAACAGCTCCGGAAAAAGGATCCAGATCAAAATGACGACGGCAAAGTCCAGACAAACCATCAATGCCATTTCGAAAGTCAATGTGCTGGGAATAGAGGCGAACCTTCATCTGGGGTGTCATTGTGATCACAGTTGGCCTCCAAAAAATGAACTCACCAGTTGACCAAGATCACTGACTGGCACCCTCACACGAAGCTTGGCGCCGTCTGTTCGGACCCATTCACAAACTGGATTCACATTCATTCGGTTTGCCAAATCAATGCTCACAAACTCTGCCTGACTCTCTTGTTTTCCCCTCATTGCAAGCAAAGCTTTAAGCTTTGAATGCTCAAGACGAAGTTCCCTTCTTATTCTACTGGCAGAATAGACTTCACAGAGGTCCACAGCCTCTCGCCAAAGTTGTTTGGGCATAGCTG from Bdellovibrionales bacterium includes:
- the tnpB gene encoding IS66 family insertion sequence element accessory protein TnpB; the protein is MITMTPQMKVRLYSQHIDFRNGIDGLSGLCRRHFDLDPFSGAVFLFRNRRATAVKVLVYDGQGFWLCQKRLSQGRFKYWPKNQESASQLTAQEIGVLLYNGDPLNSRMALAWKKVS